The proteins below are encoded in one region of Gemmatimonadota bacterium:
- a CDS encoding DUF4935 domain-containing protein, giving the protein MTLAVIIDTNIWVANPLLNSPLGSAFLFEVERLGGRVVLPEVVEREVHKHTLRLVAEARESIARAYGIVSVIMGGRDDYQVPTDEEVQARVRTRLGELNHLIERVPLTLDHSSRALTRVLEDRLPNSPKNQQFKDSLLWECAIDQGVTTDLHLVSSDTAFFENRKYDQGMASELRAECAAAGATIHLHQSVDAMLQMTRDGQPPFDATAVVEAIQSVVLEEANSIAARKGVRLSHVVGRDVEAYVTQQYGQLAVKYHFVCTANLNSPEGPTGVSSDLVNLSGSATFKVADQSATDVMLNDFEFLRNGVEPAPDRSERRVFASASIFLGRGTVPHQYRAPVPVQLPVTGRPAAAGEQPDDPVGA; this is encoded by the coding sequence ATGACCTTAGCAGTCATCATCGACACCAATATCTGGGTGGCCAATCCGCTACTGAATAGTCCGCTCGGATCGGCGTTTCTTTTTGAGGTGGAGCGCCTCGGCGGTCGCGTGGTGCTGCCCGAAGTTGTCGAGCGCGAGGTTCACAAGCACACATTACGTCTGGTTGCTGAGGCGAGGGAGTCGATCGCCCGAGCTTACGGAATCGTGAGTGTGATTATGGGCGGGCGTGACGACTACCAAGTACCTACGGACGAGGAAGTCCAAGCGCGCGTCAGGACACGACTTGGCGAGCTCAACCATCTGATCGAGCGGGTCCCGCTGACGCTGGACCACAGCAGCCGCGCGTTGACTCGCGTTCTGGAGGACCGGCTTCCCAATTCTCCGAAGAATCAACAGTTCAAGGACTCCCTCCTTTGGGAATGTGCGATCGACCAAGGGGTCACGACCGACTTGCACCTCGTGTCCTCCGACACCGCCTTTTTCGAGAATCGGAAGTATGACCAGGGAATGGCGAGCGAGTTGCGCGCGGAGTGCGCGGCAGCCGGCGCCACGATCCATCTGCATCAAAGCGTGGACGCCATGCTGCAAATGACGCGAGATGGTCAACCGCCCTTCGATGCCACGGCGGTGGTCGAGGCTATTCAGAGTGTGGTGCTCGAGGAGGCCAACAGCATCGCCGCGCGGAAGGGCGTCCGCCTGTCGCATGTGGTAGGCCGCGACGTTGAAGCATATGTCACACAGCAGTACGGGCAACTGGCCGTCAAGTACCACTTCGTCTGCACGGCGAACCTCAATTCCCCTGAAGGCCCGACGGGCGTGTCAAGTGACTTGGTGAACCTGTCCGGCTCAGCGACCTTCAAGGTCGCGGATCAATCCGCAACGGATGTGATGCTCAACGACTTCGAATTCCTCCGCAATGGGGTGGAACCTGCCCCAGATCGCTCAGAGCGGCGGGTCTTCGCCTCAGCGAGCATATTTCTCGGCCGAGGAACAGTTCCCCACCAGTATCGGGCCCCCGTTCCGGTCCAACTCCCCGTGACTGGACGGCCAGCAGCAGCTGGTGAACAACCAGATGATCCGGTCGGGGCCTGA
- the mscL gene encoding large conductance mechanosensitive channel protein MscL, translated as MSMSSEFKEFALKGNVMDLAVGVIIGGAFGKIVDSAVNDLIMPLVGKAVGGLDFSNFYVALSDVPAGTANTLAAVKEAGVPVFAYGNFLTIFLNFLILAFVIFQMIKVMNRMKREQPAPAPAPAVTPEDIVLLREIRDAVRK; from the coding sequence ATGTCCATGTCCTCCGAATTCAAGGAATTTGCCCTCAAGGGGAACGTGATGGATCTCGCCGTTGGCGTGATCATCGGCGGCGCATTCGGCAAGATCGTCGACTCCGCCGTGAACGACCTGATCATGCCACTGGTCGGGAAGGCCGTGGGCGGGCTGGACTTCAGCAACTTTTATGTTGCGCTCAGCGACGTGCCGGCCGGGACGGCCAACACCCTGGCCGCGGTGAAGGAAGCCGGCGTCCCCGTCTTCGCCTACGGCAACTTCCTCACGATCTTCCTGAACTTCCTGATTCTGGCGTTCGTGATCTTCCAGATGATCAAGGTGATGAACCGGATGAAGCGGGAACAGCCGGCCCCGGCACCCGCGCCGGCGGTGACGCCCGAGGACATCGTCCTCCTCCGCGAAATCCGCGACGCCGTTCGCAAGTAG
- a CDS encoding ERF family protein: MRHSETLDKLALALVQARGKMRPIHKDASNPHFRNSYASLAAISEAATPALLEQGVMVIQSGGAADEAGTEVITRLQHVSGEWIETSVRMPMDKATAQGAGSALTYGRRYGLSAALGIVADDDDDGNAASARGAWREQSSAPRSAIPAPRSESGPVIPFGKTKGTSLSAMSDDDLQSALSWAQAKGSFTEFQAQAEAELTRRRGGTGGVASATTAAIDEALAALPEAKQTPARRRWIQRRDKGVSDAEAQGILASIQSMATGTPTRMAG, encoded by the coding sequence ATGAGGCACAGCGAGACGCTCGATAAGCTGGCGTTGGCTCTGGTGCAGGCGCGCGGGAAAATGCGGCCCATTCACAAGGACGCCTCGAATCCCCACTTCCGGAACAGCTACGCGTCGCTCGCCGCCATCAGCGAGGCGGCAACGCCTGCGCTGCTCGAGCAAGGTGTGATGGTGATCCAGTCTGGCGGCGCTGCGGACGAGGCGGGAACCGAGGTGATCACTCGGCTGCAGCACGTCAGCGGCGAATGGATTGAGACCAGCGTGCGGATGCCGATGGACAAGGCCACGGCACAAGGGGCCGGCTCCGCGCTCACCTACGGCCGGCGATATGGCCTGTCAGCGGCACTCGGCATCGTGGCGGACGACGACGACGACGGCAACGCAGCCAGCGCGCGTGGCGCCTGGCGCGAGCAGTCAAGTGCCCCGCGCTCAGCCATTCCGGCGCCTCGCTCCGAGTCGGGTCCTGTGATCCCGTTCGGCAAGACGAAGGGGACGTCCCTCTCCGCGATGTCGGACGACGACCTCCAGAGCGCTTTGTCCTGGGCCCAGGCGAAGGGGTCGTTCACCGAGTTCCAGGCCCAAGCGGAGGCGGAGCTCACGCGTCGCCGCGGCGGGACTGGTGGCGTCGCGAGCGCCACTACGGCCGCGATCGATGAGGCGCTTGCTGCCTTGCCCGAGGCGAAGCAGACGCCCGCGCGCCGCCGGTGGATCCAGCGCCGAGACAAGGGGGTCTCAGACGCCGAGGCGCAGGGCATTCTGGCCTCGATCCAGAGCATGGCAACGGGCACTCCAACCCGGATGGCAGGGTAG